In the genome of Rhodamnia argentea isolate NSW1041297 chromosome 3, ASM2092103v1, whole genome shotgun sequence, one region contains:
- the LOC125314334 gene encoding agamous-like MADS-box protein AGL61: MEEAKRAPKRRRVECRLIEKESAREVTFSKRHQGLFRKAAELSLLCGADVAVITYSPHGNPFAFAHPSTPDGLVDRYLSGDVTRDDAAAAAGEAAAYRKRYEDSVAKLEEAKREAARTAAEAGKRKWWLDEAVVDGMEEEELEHYVASLEALQELIADRVGQCGDSGFYTRLMATDMDISMDMDAAFLAELQYSC, from the coding sequence ATGGAGGAGGCAAAGAGAGCGCCCAAGCGCCGGCGGGTCGAGTGCAGGCTCATCGAGAAGGAGAGCGCGCGCGAGGTCACTTTCTCCAAGCGCCACCAGGGCCTCTTCCGCAAGGCGGCCGAGCTCTCCCTCCTCTGCGGCGCGGACGTCGCCGTCATCACCTACTCGCCCCACGGCAACCCCTTCGCCTTCGCCCACCCGTCCACCCCGGACGGCCTCGTCGACCGCTACCTCTCGGGCGACGTGACCAGAGACgacgccgctgccgccgccggaGAAGCGGCCGCGTACAGGAAGCGGTACGAGGATTCCGTCGCGAAGCTCGAGGAGGCCAAGAGAGAGGCGGCGAGGACCGCGGCCGAGGCCGGGAAGCGCAAGTGGTGGCTGGACGAGGCGGTCGTGGACggcatggaggaggaggagctggagcaTTACGTGGCGTCGCTGGAGGCTTTGCAGGAGTTGATCGCCGATAGAGTCGGGCAGTGCGGTGATTCGGGTTTCTACACCCGATTGATGGCGACGGACATGGACATAAGCATGGACATGGATGCTGC